The proteins below come from a single Acidimicrobiales bacterium genomic window:
- a CDS encoding NAD(P)-dependent oxidoreductase, with amino-acid sequence MRIAVTGASGYLGGQIVDHLRGEGHEVLPLSRAGVDGPPFSLGEPFPAASLRGVSVVVHAAWDFAARDDEVRTRNVEGALPLLDAAASEGARIVHISSLSAHHGCRSRYGAAKLALEELVALRGGCSLRPGLVYGPTLGGLFGTIAGAVGRLPALPVPTARRVSRIFLSDDRTLSAVVLALATTGVVPEGPVFAAHASPLTLTSLVRRIAAARGRHVATVPLPCATTYHLLHLLEAAGLRPGFRADSLLAIADPVPISELARLSPSPVAFGELDFAATLGPSARPPTAR; translated from the coding sequence GTGAGGATCGCCGTCACCGGCGCCTCCGGTTACCTCGGAGGACAGATCGTCGACCACCTGCGCGGCGAGGGCCACGAGGTGCTGCCGCTCTCGCGCGCCGGCGTGGACGGCCCGCCCTTCTCGCTCGGCGAGCCCTTCCCTGCCGCGTCGCTGCGGGGGGTCTCGGTGGTCGTGCACGCCGCGTGGGACTTCGCTGCCCGCGACGACGAGGTCCGCACCCGCAACGTCGAGGGGGCGCTGCCCCTCCTCGACGCCGCCGCGTCGGAGGGCGCCCGCATCGTGCACATCTCGTCGCTCTCGGCGCACCACGGCTGCCGCTCCCGCTACGGGGCGGCGAAGCTCGCGCTCGAGGAGCTCGTGGCATTGCGCGGCGGCTGCTCGCTCCGCCCCGGGCTCGTCTACGGGCCGACTCTCGGCGGGCTGTTCGGCACCATCGCAGGCGCGGTCGGGCGCCTGCCGGCGCTCCCGGTGCCGACGGCGCGGCGCGTCTCGCGCATCTTCTTGAGCGACGACCGGACGCTCTCGGCGGTGGTGCTCGCGCTCGCCACCACAGGGGTGGTGCCGGAGGGTCCGGTCTTCGCCGCGCACGCCAGCCCGCTCACCCTTACCTCGCTCGTGCGGCGCATCGCCGCGGCCCGCGGCCGGCACGTCGCCACCGTGCCCCTGCCCTGCGCGACCACCTACCACCTCCTGCACCTGCTCGAGGCGGCGGGCCTGCGGCCGGGCTTTCGCGCCGACAGCCTGCTCGCGATCGCGGATCCGGTGCCGATCTCCGAGCTGGCGCGACTGTCGCCCTCCCCGGTCGCCTTCGGGGAGCTCGACTTCGCCGCGACGCTCGGGCCGTCCGCCCGCCCCCCGACCGCGCGATGA
- a CDS encoding GMC oxidoreductase: protein MTARRYVVVGGGPAAAAAAAALSARGAAVLVVEPGLRLEDDREAKRRRLAMAPPEDWSPDDLEVFSYVKDRGAGLGQKRLFGSEFPYADPGQAPRAIGVGAHPSYAAGGLSNVWGAGLLAYGEADLADWPIGWEELAPHYAAAGALMPLSAEHDELAAGHPLFREPDGALVRSDEGERLLSRLRRHRKLGARGWTVGAARLAVRPGRPAPASGCVYCGRCLEGCPYGHIYSASQSIDSLASSGAIEYRPGVLVERLSEAGGEVRLGLRDAASGEPSELVAGRVYLAAGALSSTFILQRSGILPEAVELLDSQTLYLPLLWAGTPAPRRGDDRYALAQAFCLLDSPAVSPRTVHLSLYGYSADLPARVRDLRPGLARMLGPLLERGTRQLVFAIAFLHSDDSTRITSRLEGEGFVLEAGDRTRALAAVARLKKKLLHDFTPLGMLPLTPAAEIALPGAGYHYGSSVPMSAAPTSRESDLVGRPSGCERVHVVDAACFPTIPGGPITLSIMANAHRIATETAGS from the coding sequence GTGACCGCGCGGCGCTACGTCGTCGTCGGCGGGGGCCCCGCTGCAGCGGCGGCGGCCGCCGCCCTCAGCGCGAGGGGGGCCGCCGTGCTCGTCGTCGAGCCGGGCCTGCGGCTGGAAGATGACCGGGAGGCGAAGCGGCGCCGCCTCGCGATGGCCCCGCCGGAGGACTGGAGCCCGGACGACCTCGAGGTCTTCTCCTACGTGAAGGACCGCGGGGCCGGTCTCGGCCAGAAGCGCCTCTTCGGCTCCGAGTTCCCCTACGCGGATCCCGGCCAGGCGCCGCGCGCGATCGGGGTGGGCGCCCACCCCTCCTACGCGGCGGGTGGGCTGAGCAATGTCTGGGGGGCCGGGCTCCTCGCCTACGGGGAGGCGGACCTCGCCGACTGGCCGATCGGCTGGGAGGAGCTCGCCCCTCACTACGCCGCGGCCGGCGCGCTGATGCCCCTCTCCGCCGAGCACGACGAGCTGGCGGCGGGCCATCCCCTCTTCCGGGAGCCCGACGGCGCCCTCGTGCGCTCGGACGAGGGGGAACGCCTCCTCTCGCGCCTGCGCCGTCATCGGAAGCTCGGCGCGCGTGGCTGGACGGTCGGCGCCGCCCGCCTCGCCGTGCGCCCCGGTCGCCCGGCCCCCGCCTCCGGCTGCGTGTACTGCGGCCGCTGCCTCGAGGGCTGCCCGTACGGCCACATCTACAGCGCCAGCCAGAGCATCGACTCGCTGGCCAGTTCGGGGGCGATCGAGTACCGCCCCGGGGTGCTCGTCGAACGGCTCTCCGAGGCCGGTGGCGAGGTGCGGCTGGGCCTGCGCGACGCCGCCTCCGGCGAGCCTTCGGAGCTGGTCGCGGGGCGCGTCTACCTCGCGGCGGGTGCGCTCTCCAGCACCTTCATCCTCCAGCGCTCGGGCATTCTCCCCGAGGCCGTCGAGCTCCTCGACAGCCAGACGCTCTACCTGCCACTGCTTTGGGCGGGCACCCCAGCCCCACGGCGCGGCGACGATCGCTACGCCCTCGCGCAGGCCTTCTGCCTGCTCGACAGCCCCGCCGTCTCCCCGCGGACGGTCCACCTCTCCCTCTACGGCTACAGCGCCGACCTCCCCGCACGGGTCCGTGACCTGCGACCGGGCCTCGCGCGGATGCTCGGACCGCTCCTCGAGCGGGGGACGCGTCAGCTCGTCTTTGCGATCGCCTTCCTGCACAGCGACGACTCGACCCGCATCACCTCACGCCTCGAGGGCGAGGGATTCGTCCTCGAGGCAGGGGACCGCACCCGCGCCCTCGCCGCGGTCGCCCGGCTGAAGAAGAAGCTGCTGCACGACTTCACGCCTCTCGGGATGCTCCCCCTCACCCCCGCCGCGGAGATCGCACTGCCGGGCGCCGGCTACCACTACGGGAGCTCGGTGCCGATGAGCGCTGCTCCGACGAGCCGCGAGTCGGATCTCGTCGGCCGGCCCTCCGGTTGCGAGCGCGTCCACGTCGTCGACGCCGCCTGCTTCCCGACCATCCCGGGAGGGCCGATCACCCTCTCGATCATGGCGAACGCCCACCGCATCGCGACCGAGACGGCGGGCTCGTGA